A region from the Vicia villosa cultivar HV-30 ecotype Madison, WI linkage group LG3, Vvil1.0, whole genome shotgun sequence genome encodes:
- the LOC131659670 gene encoding uncharacterized protein LOC131659670: MARGRGRPKNKAASPAVPPTVNGDQGGAIPKASETILSQDCDSATVDGEFETLDGKSDLEIKTKGDALSEQKLWVDVISGNRLPDNGITIAYSAPKIVEGEIEVEIEAEDVQSKVKFWEHTLIMYVLGKELSMNDVKQFMLRTWNFIQLPELFYHDDGYFLMKFKNNKEKKMVLLRGPYSIHNMPTILKNWCLEFNFQRDMIRTIPVWIKLPNLPLQMWGASSFGKIGSVVGKPLFTDECTDNKSRISYARILVEIDITKKQKESVTIKDCEGKKFNQPIEFEWKPKYCDTCQKVGHQCEKEKPKAVKKWQPVKAKEDTPVAEVSTPNIPIENNTEQWTEVANTRKLKVRVVFPDAE, translated from the coding sequence ATGGCTCGAGGGAGGGGACGACCTAAGAATAAGGCAGCTTCACCGGCGGTGCCACCGACTGTGAATGGGGATCAAGGGGGCGCAATTCCTAAAGCAAGTGAAACAATTTTATCACAAGATTGTGACTCGGCAACTGTTGATGGAGAGTTTGAAACGCTTGATGGAAAATCTGATTTAGAGATTAAGACAAAGGGGGATGCTCTTAGTGAGCAAAAACTATGGGTGGATGTGATTAGCGGAAATAGGCTACCGGATAATGGCATCACGATTGCCTACTCAGCTCCAAAAATCGTGGAAGGTGAAATTGAAGTGGAGATAGAGGCTGAAGATGTCCAATCAAAGGTAAAATTCTGGGAACATACCCTCATTATGTATGTGTTAGGTAAGGAATTAAGTATGAATGATGTTAAGCAGTTTATGCTGCGAACCTGGAATTTCATTCAATTGCCTGAACTGTTTTACCATGATGATGGGTACTTCTTGATGAAGTTTAAGAACAACAAGGAGAAGAAAATGGTGTTATTGAGGGGGCCATACTCAATTCACAATATGCCTACGATACTTAAGAACTGGTGTCTTGAATTCAACTTCCAAAGAGACATGATCCGAACTATCCCAGTTTGGATTAAGTTACCTAATCTGCCACTACAAATGTGGGGAGCTTCAAGCTTTGGGAAAATTGGGAGTGTTGTGGGTAAACCTCTGTTCACAGATGAATGTACGGATAATAAGTCGAGGATCTCTTATGCGAGAATTCTAGTTGAAATTGACATCACCAAGAAGCAAAAGGAGAGTGTTACCATCAAAGATTGTGAAGGGAAAAAATTCAACCAACCAATTGAGTTTGAATGGAAACCTAAGTATTGTGATACTTGCCAAAAGGTGGGACACCAATGTGAGAAAGAAAAGCCAAAAGCAGTGAAGAAATGGCAGCCAGTGAAGGCAAAAGAGGACACTCCTGTTGCTGAGGTTAGTACACCAAATATCCCTATTGAAAATAATACTGAGCAGTGGACTGAAGTAGCAAACACAAGAAAATTGAAGGTTAGAGTTGTCTTCCCTGATGCTGAGTAG